GAGTCCTGTGTGCGGCCAACATCGACGAGGGCGTCTCCTCTTGGCGGCGCGGCACCGGTCTGGGCTGGGTCACAGCTGAATACGCCATGCTGCCGGCTGCGACGCACACCCGCTCGCGGCGTGAGAGCTCCAACGGCGGTCCCAAAGGGCGCACGCAGGAGATACAGCGCCTCATCGGCAGGTCGATGCGCAGCATCGTCGACATGGGCGGGCTCGGCGAGGTGACCGTCACGATCGACTGCGACGTGCTGCAGGCCGACGGTGGCACGCGAACGGCGTCGATTACCGGCGCGTACATCGCGCTTCACGATGCGCTCTCGCAGTGGATGGCCGCCGGCAAGACCGGCAGCATCCCACTGACCGAGCAGGTCGCCGCTACGAGCGTGGGCATGGTCGACGGCGAATTGCTCCTCGACCTTGAGTACGCCGAAGACTCCATCGCCGAGGTCGACATGAATGTTGTCATGGACGGCCGCGGTCGCTTCATCGAGGTCCAAGGGACCGGCGAGCAGACGCCATTCGATCGCGCGCGGCTCGACGGTCTGCTCGATCTGGCGGTCTTGGGAGTGGAGCGGCTCGTAGCGATTCAGAACAAGGTGCTCGAGGAGGACTTGGATGTCTTCGAATCCTGAGGGCGGTATCGACGTCGTCGTTGGTAGCTCCAACCAC
The DNA window shown above is from Coriobacteriia bacterium and carries:
- the rph gene encoding ribonuclease PH; protein product: MSSRPEGRASDALRPVRITRRYLKHAMGSCIFELGDTRVLCAANIDEGVSSWRRGTGLGWVTAEYAMLPAATHTRSRRESSNGGPKGRTQEIQRLIGRSMRSIVDMGGLGEVTVTIDCDVLQADGGTRTASITGAYIALHDALSQWMAAGKTGSIPLTEQVAATSVGMVDGELLLDLEYAEDSIAEVDMNVVMDGRGRFIEVQGTGEQTPFDRARLDGLLDLAVLGVERLVAIQNKVLEEDLDVFES